The window GTTATGCCAAGCAGCTGCTGGCCGACCCGGAGACGCAGGTCGAGGTGCCCGGGCTCGGCGACCGCGGGCCGCGGATGCTCAGCAAGCAGGCGCTGGCGGGCGTGATCGAGCCGCGGGTGGAAGAGATCTTCTCCCTGGTGCAGCAGGTCGTGCGCGAGTCGGGCTACGAGGAGGTGCTGTCTTCCGGCGTGGTGCTGACCGGCGGCAGCGCGGTGATGCCCGGCATGGTCGAGCTCGGCGAGGACATCTTCCTGAAGCCGGTGCGGCGCGGCATTCCGAAGTATTCGAGCGCGTTGTCGGACATGGTCGCGCAGCCGCGCGCCGCGACCGTGATGGGCCTGCTCGAGGAGGCCCGCTATGCGCGGCTGCGCGGCTTCAAGGTCGCGCAGAAGAACGGCTCCGTGAAGACTGCATTCGGCCGGTTCAAGGACTTCATCGTGGGGAACTTCTGACGATGAACAGCACACCACTTTGGCTCGCACGGGGCAGTCCCCCTCGGCATTTCAACGAACGATGGCGGCGCACCGGACCGCCCAAGGAGCGCAGACGGTGACCCTCAAAACAACCCATTCGTACAAACAAGGCAACTGCAATATCAAGGAGTCAGAAATGGCCATCGAAATGATCGAGATCGAAGAGTTCAACCAAGGCACGCAGATCAAGGTGATCGGCGTGGGAGGCGGCGGCGGCAATGCGGTCGCCCACATGATCGAGCGCCGCGTGCAGGGCGTCGAGTTCATCTGCGCCAACACCGACGCGCAGGCGCTCCAGCGCAGCAACGCGCACAAGACCATCCAGCTCGGCACCAATGGACTGGGCGCGGGCAGCAAGCCCGAGAAGGGGCGCGACGCGGCCGAGGCGGCGGTGGACGACATCCGTGGCGCGATCAACGGCGCGCACATGCTGTTCATCACCGCCGGCATGGGCGGCGGCACCGGCACCGGCGCCGCGCCGGTGATCGCGCGCGTGGCCAAGGAGATGGGCATCCTCACCGTCGGCGTCGTGACCAAGCCCTTCGACTGGGAAGGCGGGCGCCGCATGACCAATGCCGACAGCGGCCTGACCGAGCTGGAGGCAAACGTCGACTCGCTGATCGTGGTGCTCAACGAGAAGCTGCTCGACGTGCTCGGCGAGGACGTCACGCAGGACGAGGCCTTCGCGCACGCGAACGACGTGCTGAAGAACGCCGTCGGCGGCATCTCGGAAATCATCAACGAGTACGGCGGCGTGAACGTCGACTTCGAAGACGTGCGCACCGTGATGGGCGAGCCCGGCAAGGCCATGATGGGCACGGCCGCGGCTTCGGGACCGGACCGCGCGCGTATCGCGGCCGAGCAGGCCGTGGCCTGCCCGCTGCTCGAGGGCATCGACCTGTCGGGTGCCAAGGGCGTGCTGGTGCTGGTGACGGCATCGAAGAACTCGCTCAAGCTGAGCGAATCGAAGCTGGCGATGACCACCATCCGCGCCTTCGCTGCGGAAGACGCGCACGTGATCTATGGCGCCGCTTACGACGAGAGCCTGGGTGACGAGATGCGCGTCACCGTGGTTGCCACCGGCCTGTCGCGCCAGGACGCGCGCCGCCAGGCGCCGACGCTGGAAGTGATCCGCACCGGCACGGACAACATCCCTTTCGGGGTGCCGACGCTCGGCGGCACGATGCAGGGGCAGCCCGGCCAGCCCAACTACGACGGCATGGCCGTGCCCAGCGTGTGGCGCACCAACCGCACGATGGCTGCGGCCAAGGTGGATGCGCTGTCGACGGGTGGCATGGATGACATCGAGATCCCCGCGTTCCTGCGTCGCCAGGCAGACTGAGCGAAATGGCAGCTATCGTGGACATAGCGAGGCGCACGGCGCGCCGGATGCCTCGCGCTCCTAAAATTGCTGCCGTGCTCCAGCAACGAACCCTCAAATCGATCACCCGCGCCGTTGGCATGGGCCTGCACAGCGGCCAGCGGGTCGAGCTGACGCTCAGGCCGGCGCCGGCCGATGCCGGCATCGTGTTCCGCCGCGTCGACCTGCCCGAACCGGTCGAGATCCCGATGCGGGCCGAGTCCGTGACCGATACGCGGCTGGCGTCGACCGTGTCCGCCAAGGGTGCCAAGGTGCAGACGGTCGAACACCTGATGTCGGCTTGCGCGGGACTGGGCATCGACAACCTGCTGATCGACATCACGGCCGACGAGGTGCCGATCCTCGACGGTTCCGCCTCGTCTTTCGTCTTCCTGCTGCAGAGCGCCGGCATCGAGCTGCAGAACGCGCCGCGCCGCTTCATTCGCGTGACCCGGCCTGTCGAGGTGCGCGAGGGCGAGGGGCATGAGCTCAAGTGGGCGCGCCTCGTTCCCTACCACGGCTACAAGCTGAGCTTCGAGATCGACTTCGACCACCGCGTCGTCAACGCGAGCGGGCAGCGCTTCGAGTTCGACCTGGGGTCGGGCTCCTACAGCCGCGACATCGCGCGCGCCCGCACCTTCGGCTTCACGAAGGAGGTCGAATACATGCGCTCCAGGGGCTTGGCGCTGGGCGGCGGGCTCGACAACGCGATCGTGATGGACGACACCAAGGTGCTCAATTCCGGCGGGCTGCGCTACGACGACGAGTTCGTCAAGCACAAGATCCTGGACGCCATGGGCGACCTCTACGTCATCGGCCGCCCACTGCTGGCCGCCTACAGCGCGTTCCGCTCCGGCCATGCGCTCAACAACAGGCTGTTGCGCGAACTGCTTGCCCAGCCGGACGCCTACGAAATCGTCAGCTTCGACGACCAGCGGCAGGCGCCAGCCGGCTTCGCCGAAGTGGCGCGGGCCTGGTAGGCCCCCGCCAGACACGATGCTGCTGTTCCGCTGGGCCATCCTGCTGCTGCTGCTGGTGGCCGGCGCTTCCTTCGCCTTCTATGCCGGCACCGGCCAACCCAAGTACAGGCGGTTCGGCTGGATCGTGCTCAAGTGGACGCTGCTGGCGGCCCTGGGCTTCTTCGCGGTCCTGATCGCCGAGCGCGTGGCCTAGCCGCCGGCCCGGAAGCTCAGCCTGTAGAGCCCGACGTCGACCCGTCCCGCGCGGAATCCGGCTTCGCAGTAGCAGAGGTAGTACTCCCAGAGCCTGCGAAAGGACGCGTCGAAACCCAGCTTCTCGATGGCAGGCCAGGCACGCAGGAAGCGCTCCCGCCAGTCGACCAGCGTGGCCGCGTAGCTCTCGCCGAAGGACAGCGCCTTTTCGATCACCATGCCCGCGCGCCGTGCATGCGCGTGCAGCGCAGCCTCCGGCGGCAGCATTCCGCCAGGAAAAATGAAGCGCTGGATGAAGTCCGCAGCTTCTCGGTAGCGATCGAAGTGCGCGTCCGCGATGGTGATGACCTGCAGCACCGCAACGCCGCCGGGCTTCAACCGGCGGCGGAGGGTGTCGAAGTACAGCGGCCAATAGCCTTCGCCGACGGCTTCGAGCATCTCGATGGAGACGATGCGGTCGAACTGCCCGCCGACGTCGCGGTAGTCCTGCAGGCGCAGATCCAGGCGGCTCGACAGGCCCTCCTCGACAGCGCGTTGACGCGCGTGCGCCAGCTGCTGCGAGGACAGCGTCAAACCCGTCACGCGCGCGCGATGGCGCTTTGCCATCGCCACGGCCAGCGCGCCCCAGCCGCAGCCGATCTCCAGCACGGTGGCATCGGCTTCGAGCGCGAGCAGATCCAGGATGCGGTCGAGCTTGGCCGCCTGTGCGGCTTCGAGCGACTCGTCCCCGCGGGCATAGAGGCCGCTCGAGTAAACCAGTTCCGGGTCGAGCCACTGCGCGTAGAAGTCGTTGCCGAGGTCGTAGTGAAAGGCGATGTTCTCGCGGCTGCCCCGGCGCGTGTTGCGCCTTGCGAGATGACGCAACCGGTGCAGCCGGCGTGCCGGCAGGGCCGCCTCGAACGAACCTGCCCAACTCGGCTCGTTGCACAGGCCCGAAGCCAGCAGCGCGGCCAGGTCCGGGCTCGACCAGTCGCCATCCCGGTAGGAGCACGCCAGGCCGATGTCGCCCTGCAGCAGCAGGCGCAGCAGCGGGCGCCAGCGGTGCAGCACGACCGAGGCGTGCGGGCCGGCCTCGGCACCGCGGCCCTCGAGGCGTTCGCCGTCGGGCAGCTCGATGGAAAGCGTGCCGTATTGCAGGCCGCCCAGCAGGCGGGCCACCAGGTGGCGCAATGGACGGGTGGCCAGGGCTGACAGGGGCGCGACGCAGGGCTTGGCCGCCGCCATCGCGTCGAGCAGGCCAGAAGGGTCTTGCGGCGTGGGAGATGAAGTGCTCATGGATGCTTGTCGTTGACGACGGTCACCGCCCGTTCGGGCGCGGCTGGACGTCGGTGCAGCCGAAGGCCCTTGGTCCAGAGGCGCAAGGCCTCCCAATGGATGGCTGTGATCACCTTCAGCGTGAGCAGCGGACAGGCGACGAAGGCGCGCAGCAATTGCCGGTCGTCGAGCGTGCGCCGCCGTGCGTCGAAGCAAGCCGTGAGCACCGGCCCCTCGCCGTCGCTGGCGGTGATGGCGATGCGCAGCCGTTCGTCGTCCTCCTGCGGCGCCGCGATGCCGAAGCGGTAGTGCATGTCCAGCGCGAGGAAGGGCGAGACGTGGAAGCGCTTCGCGCAGTGCTGGGTGAGCTCGCCTGCCGGGCGCTGCGCCTCGTCGACCGCGATGAGATAGCTGTGCCGTTCGCCGAAGGTGCTGTTGACCTCGTAGAGGATGGCCTGAAGGCCGCCGTCCGGGTGGTGGCAAAAGTAGACGCTCAAGGGGTTGAAGGCGTAGCCCAGGATGCGAGGCATGGCCAGCAGGCGGATGGCGCCGCCGGCAACGAGTCCCGCGGCCTGGAGCTGATGTTCGACGTAGGGGCGCAAGCCCTGATCGCCGCCGGCGCCGTGGTCGCGCTGGTGGAGGCTGAAGAGGTTGAAGCGGTCGAGAGAAAAGAACCGCAGCCGGTGCGCCAGCTGAGGCAGCTCGTCGAGATCCAGCAGCAGCGAGAACACCCGATAGCGCAGGCGATGCACCACCGGCCGCAGCCGCCGGTGCACGACGCTGCCGCTGTAGAGGGCGGAGTGCTCGCTCATGAAGCACGGGCCAGCGCGGCATGCCGGTGGATGCGGCCCGACTCGTCGGCGACCCTCCAGGGCCGGCGCACGTCGCCCAGTGCCTCGGCGACGGCGAGTCCGGCCTGCAGCCCGTCTTCGTGGAAGCCCGCGCCGAAGTAGGCACCGCAGAACCACACGCCGCGCCGGCCCTGGAGCGACCAGAGCTCGCGCTGGGCCCGAATCGCGGCGGCGTCGAAGAGAGGGTGCTCGTAGACCTCGGTGTGGAAGACCTGTTCCGGCTCGTCCCTGGGATTCAGCGTGAGGAACAAGGCAGAGGCGCCTGGCAGCTGCTGCAGGCGGTTCATCCAGTAGCTCACGCGAGGTGCTTCCTCGACCCCTCGCGCACCGGTGTAGTTCCAGCTCGACCAGAGCTTCCGTCGCAGCGGCATGACCGAGGAGTCGCCATGGAGCACGGCGTGATTGCGCGTGTACCTGAAGGCGCCGAGCAGCCTGCGCTCCTTGGCGTCGGCGTCGGCGAGCAGGCGCAGGGCCTGGTCGGCATGGGTCGCGATCACGACCTGGTCGAAGCGCTCGGGCGTCGGCCGGTCCGCCGTGTGCACGAGCACGCCGCCCGCGCCGGCCTGCACCTGGACCGCCGCGCTGCCCAGCCGCAAGCGCCGCCCCAGCCCCTTGGTCAAGCGCTCGACATAGCGCCGGCTGCCGCCGCGCACGGTGCGCCACGCGGGGCGCTGGCCCAGCGCCAGCAGTTGGTGGTTTTCGCAGAAGCGCACGAAGGCCTCGGTGGGGTACTCGCCGATGCGCGCTGGCGAGGTGGACCAGATGGCGGCCGCCATCGGATAGAGATGGTCCTCGCGAAAGGCGCGCCCGTAACCGTGCAGGTCGAGGTAGGCGTCCAGGGGCATCAGGCCGACCGACCCTGCATCCGCCGGCGCTTGCCGATAGAAGCGCACCACCTCGCGCAGCATCGACCAGAAGCGCGGGCTGAGCAGGTTCCGGCGTTGTGCGAACAGGCTGCGCAAGTTCGTGCCGGCGTATTCCAGGGCGCCGCCATCCAGGCTCACCGCGAACGACATGTCGGTGGGATCGGTCTCCACGCCGAGATGCGCGAACAGCGCGCTCAAGTTCGGGTAGGCCGGCTCGTTGTAGACGATGAAGCCGGTATCGACCGCGACGGCGCCTTGGCCGGGAAGCTCGACCGTGTTGCTGTGGCCGCCCGGCCGCCCATCGGCCTCGAACACCGTCACCTGGTGCCGCTTCCCCAGCAGCCACGCGGCCGAAAGGCCGGAGATGCCGCTGCCGATGACGGCGATGTCGAGCACGGGGCCGTCCGGCCCCATGGGCGGTGGCGCATGCCGTTCGGTGCCGTTCGCGGGGCGCATGGCGTGGGGGGTCGGGGGGTGGTTTCGGTTTTTCACGCTCAGGTTGTACGTGCCCACGGCGCTTTTGGATCTGATTGGCACGAAACGCTGTGATCTAATGCCGCGCGCAACGCGTAAGACCCGCATGCGCATCGCCCCACAGCCAGAGACAACCGCTTCCGGACCCGCCGGGCTGCGAGCACCCTGGCTGTCGATCGTGACCAAGGAAGAGCGGCGAGGATCCGTGCCGACCCCCGAGGAACTCAACGCACTGTTCAGAGCTGTGGCGCTCGCCGGCGACCGGCAGGCGTTCGCGGCCCTGTTCAAGCACTTCGCGCCGCGCGTCAAGGCCTACCTGATGCTGTGCGGCACCGGCGAAGCCGTGGCCGAAGAGTTGACGCAGGAGACCATGGTCAGCCTTTGGCGCAAGGCAGCCCTGTTCGACCCGGACAGGGCGGGGCTGTCTACCTGGATCTTCGCCATCGCCCGCAACCTGCGGGTGGACCACCTCCGCCGCGCGGGGAACCGCACGGTCGCTGATGAGGACGACCAGGCCAGCCAGATTCCCGATCCCTTGCCAGCGCTCGACGAGCAGGTGCTCGCCAGGCAGCGCGAGTCGCGCGTTCGCGCGGCGATGTCCCGCCTGTCGCAAGACCAGGCCCACATCCTGCGGTTGTCCTTCTTCGAGGAGCATCCCCATGCCCGTATCGCGGAGGAACTCGGGCTCCCGCTGGGCACGGTCAAGTCGCGCGTGCGCCTTGCGGTGAGCCACCTGCGCCGTCTGCTCGAGGGGCTCGAACCATGATCCGCCATCATCTGCCCGACGATCTGCTGCTGTCGATGGCGGCCGGCACCTTGTCCGCGGGCCCCGCCCTGGTCGTGGCCAGCCACCTCGAGACGTGCGCCGAATGCCGCGGCCGGCTGCACTCGCTCGAGATCGCCGGCGGCGTGATGCTGGAGGCGTTGGTGCCCGAGACGCTTTCTTCCCAGGCGCTGGCGAAGACCCTGGCGGCCATCGACGCCCCGCCGCGTCCTGTGCGCGCGCGGGTCATTGCGCCGCGCCCGCGACCTCCGCTGCCGGCCGGCATGGCCTGGCCGCGCGCGTTGGAAACCTGCAGCGCGACGCCCTGGCGCTGGCTCGGCCCGGGCATGCGCTGGAGCCGGTTGATGCTGCCGGCCGATCCGAAGGCCAAGCTGTTCCTGCTGCGCATCGGCGCGGGCATGAGCCTGGCACCGCACACGCACAGCGATTGCGAGCTCACGCAAGTGCTGCATGGCGCTTTCCATGATGGCCGCGACCTGTTCGGTGCGGGGGACTTCGATGCTGCCGACGACACCGTGCACCATCAGCCGATGGTGCAGAGCGACGGCGACTGCATCTGCCTGGCCTCGGTCGAGGGTCGCATGCGCTTCGACAGCCGGCTGGCGCGAACGCTGGCCGCGCTGATCGGCATGTAGAGGCCTCCTGGCTCAGCGGCCCGGGCCGCCGAAAGCCAGCACCGCCCGGCATCCCGCCGCTGCAGCCGCTGCCGTGACGAAGGCACCCCAAGCCAGATCGATCAAGGTGAGTCGCCAAGGCCAGTCCTTCAGCGTGGCCTGGTTGGTGAAGTCGTAGGTGGCATAGGCGAACAGGCCGAGCAGGGCGCCTCGGCCGAGCGCCGATGTCCACGATCGGGCCTCCACCGCCGGTACGATGGCAAAGATCACGATGCCGGCGACATACAGCGCGTAGAAGGTCACGGCTGCCTTGATGTCCATGTCCGCCCGCATGAGATGGCCGATCGCAGGCCGGTACAGGCGGTTGGCCATGGTGGCCAGCCAGGAGGCGTCGATCGCCAGGAACACGAGGGCCGAGGCGGCATAGGCGGTGAGGAACTGGCGAATGGACATGAAGACTCCTGGACCGAGGGGCCGACGCGGCCCCACGGCTTTCTACGCGCGGGAGGCGGCCGCAGATCACGCAGGGCGCCGACTCGGTCGTGCGCGTGCGGGTTTCACGGACGCCTCCTGCGGGGCGGCGCCGGTATGAAGGCACTCGTGCGCGCCATGTAGTCGCGGTAGGCGGGCCTGCGTTCCCCAATGTCCTTTTCGAGCAGGCGCACGCCGGAGACCTTGAGCAGCAGCCCTGTCATCAACAGCGGCGAGACCGCGCTCCACAGGCCTTGGAGTCCCGAGGCGCCAAGGGCCACCAGCCAGAGACCCCACCACACGCAGGCTTCGCCGAAGTAGTTGGGATGCCGGGTGTAGCGCCACAGCCCCCGGTCCATGACTTCGCCGCGGTGTGCGGGATCAGCCTTGAAGCGCGCGAGCTGTGCGTCGCCGATGGCTTCGAACGCAATGCCGAAAGCGGCCAGGGAAGCGCCCACGGCGTCGATCCAGCCGAGCGGGCGCGTGGAGCCGGCTGCGGCCAGGAAAGGGGCCGACACGACCCAGGCGAGAAGGGCCTGCAGTCCGAACACCAGGTACAGGCTCTTCCAGCCGAAGCCCGGCTCGTTGCGATGCCGCATTTCGCGGTAGCGCCGGTCTTCTCCCTGCCCCCAGTTGCGCCAGCCAAGGTAGATGCCGAGCCGCAGGGCCCATGCCAACCCGAGGGTCGCCATGAGCCACGCCCGCGGGTCTCTGTCTGGAGCGACTCCGAGGTAGAGCAGCGCCGGGCCCACGATCAGGAAGGGCCAGGCCCGGTCGGCCAGGCTCGCATCGCAACGCACGAGGCTGGCGAGCCATGTGAGGAGGGACAGGCCCGATGCGAGCGCCAAGCCGGCGAGTGCGAGCAGCAGCGGCGCAGTCATTGCAGGGATATACGCCGTGGCGCGCAGTTCGGATTGCTCGTCGAACGTTGCTGCAAGGAGCGCCGTGGCCTCAGCGCGTTCGGCCTCCCCGGTACGCGCTGAGGGTGCCGCGCGTCAGCACGGCGGCGTGGCCGATACGTGCCATCGAGCTGCCGACGTGCGCATGGGTGATCGCGATGCCCAGTGCGTCGGCGGCATCGCTGCCCGGCACGCCAGGCAGTTGCAGCAGCCGCCGCACCATCTCCTGCACCTGCGGCTTGGCGGCGCGCCCATGGCCGGCAACCGCCTGCTTCATCTGCAGCGCCGTGTACTCCGCGACGGGCAGGGCGTTCGTCACCAGTGCGGTGATGCAGGCGCCCCGCGCCTGGCCGAGCAGCAGGGTCGATTGCGGATTGACGTTGACGAACACGATCTCCACCGCTGCCGCATCGGGCCGGTAGGTCGCCACGATCTCGCCGATGCCGTCGTACAGGATCTTGAGCCGCGCCGGCAGTTCGCCCTTGAGCACGCTGCGGGTGCTGATGGTGCCGCTGGCCACGTAGCGCAGCGCATGGCCGTCCATGTCCACCACGCCGAAGCCGGTGGTCTGCAGTCCGGGGTCGATGCCGAGAATGCGCATGCCAGCCCTAGGCGTCGAAGTACCAGCGCACCGAATGGAAGAACACCGGCGCTGCGAAGCACAGCGCATCGACGCGGTCCAGCAGGCCATTGGCGCCGGTCACGCCGATGCCGCGCCCGCCCCAGCTGGGAATGCCGCGGTCGCGCTTGAGTGCCTTCATCACCAGGTGGCCCATCGACCCGGCCACGCAGGCGAGCAGCGACACGGCGAGCGCCTGGCCGAAGCGGAAGGGCGTGATGAAGGAGAACATCGCGCCGACCAGGCTCGCGATCGCCATGCCGATGGCCCAGCTGCGCCAGTTGAAACTGCTGCTCACGTGCGGCGCGACCGGCGCGTCCCTGAAAAGCCAGTCGCTGGCCCGCCTCAGGATGCCTCGGGGCGCCTCGTCGACGTCCGTGCTGCCCGGCACGCTGCTGCGACGCGCGATCAGGTGCTGCACAACCACGCAGGTCTGCACCACGAAGACCAGGAAGAAAACCAGGAAGGCGCTCTTGCCCTCGTAGCCCGGGAAGGAGAGCAGCAGCAGCGCCGGCACGTGGCTCATGCCGTAGACGCACACCATGATGCCCCACTGCAGCTTCGCGTTGCGCTCGAGGAATTGATTCGGATCGTCCGCCAGCGCGCTGACCACGGGGATGGCGAGGAAGACGTAGACCGGGATGAACACGGTGAACAGGTCGAAGCGCGCAGTCGCGACCAGCCAGAACTGGATCGGCAGCACCACGAAGAAGGCGAGGATCAGGCTGCGGTGGTCGCCGCGCCGCGTAGGCGACAGCGTGATGAACTCGCGCAGCGCCAGGAAGGAGATCAGGGCGAACAGCACCGTGGCCACCGTTTCGCCCAGCGCCCAGCCGATCCAGAAGATCACCGCCATGAACCAGGTGGTTCCCAGCAGCCGTCGGAAGTGCGCCAGCTCGCGCTGCCAGCGCTCGTCGCGCCTGGGATTGCGCCGCTCGCGGAAGGTCAGCAGGAAGGCGGCGATGCTCACGACGACGAGCAGGCCGAAGACGATGAAGAACAGCGCCGCGACCTGGTGGGTGGGCGAGAGCTGGCGGAGGTATTCGTTCATGCGGTCGGCTGGCCTACACGTACCGCAATGCAATCACGGCTTCGCGCGCACGGTCGAGAAAGGGGCGGCGCTCTTCGCTCTGCTCGAGGCGGATCGGCTCGCCGAAGGTGACCGAGCAGAGGATCGGCACCGGCACCACCTCGCCCTTGGGCATCACGCGCTGCACGTTGTCGATCCAGGCCGGGATGAGCACCGCATCGGGAAACATCTGCGCCAGCGTGTAGAGGCCCGATTTGAACTTCTGCGGCTCGCCGGTGTGGCCGCGGGTGCCCTCGGGAAAGATGATGATCGAGTCGCCGCTTCGCAGTGCGTCGATCAGCGGCTGCAGCGGCACCAGGGCTTCGGCGCTGTCCGGCTGCGGCGTGGGCGCCAGTTCAGCTGGCGCCGATTCCAGCGGCAGTTGTCGCTGCATTCCTTCGGCCGGCCCGGCGGCGATCGGCATCGCCTCTTCGAACACGGGCTCGATGCGCTCGCGGGGCACCGCGACAGGCGCGGGCGGCGGCACCGGCGCGCTGCCGCCGCGTTCCACGTAGATGGCGTTGAACACCTCCGTGGTGATCCAGCGCTTGAAGGGTGTCGTGGCCCAGTAGTCGCGCGCCGCGATCGGCCGCGTGATGCTGCGCAGCTCCTCAGGCAGCGCGGCCCAGATCATCACCAGGTCGAGATGGCTCTGGTGATTGGCGAAGTAGATGCGCTGCTCGGCCTTGGGCGGACAGCCCCACCAGCGCGCCTGGGCACCGGTGAGGAGCCGGATCAAGACCAGCAGCACCCACCCCGTGAACTTTGCAAGCATGGCGGCGATGATACGGGCGGCGGATGCACGTTTTTCTCCGCTATGATTCGCATCCTTCAAACGCGGGAATAGCTCAGTTGGTAGAGCGCAACCTTGCCAAGGTTGAGGTCGAGAGTTCGAGACTCTTTTCCCGCTCCAAAATTCGATCCATGGGATTCCAGAGAATTCCATGACTCGTTGAAAGCAGGGCCTTATGGCCCTGTTTTGCCGCACTGGCCAGCTGCGGCGAGCGCGGTGCCAGCGGGCGCATAGCGCTGTCACCCCGAAGGTGAGCGTGACCGAAGCTGCCAGGCGCAGTGCTCATGCGGCTGTCCCGAAGGCCGCAAGCGTCAACTGCCGAATCTAGGTTCAATCAACCGTCGCACCAGCTGATCGCACAACCACGGCGAGCTTGTCGATCTCGCTGCGGATGAAAGCCTCGAATTCCTTGGGCGAACTGCCCACAGGCAGCATCACGTTGTCCAGCAGCTTCTGGCGAAGGTCGGGGTCGGCGAGCGCCTTTGCGGCCTCTCGGTGCAGTTTGTCGATGATGGGCTGCGGCGTTCCCGCGGGCGCGAGCAATCCCAGCCATCCCTCGAACCCGTAGCCCGGGACCGTTTCAGCCACTGTGGGAACGTCGGGCATGACCGGCGATCGCTTGTTGCTGGTGACGGCGATCGCTCGGAGCTTGCCGGCCTTCACCTGGGGGAGTGCGACAGGGATGCTTTCGAAGCTGACATCGATGTCGCCTCCGACGAGCGCTGCCACGGCCGGTGCGCTGCCCTTGTACGGGACATGCACGGTCTTGATCGCGGCGGCGGTGTCGAACAGCTCGCCTGCGAGGTGCATGGACGTTCCATTACCCGCGGAACCGCGGCTCAGGCCCTTGCCGGGCTTCTTGGCGTACGCCACCAGCTCCGGGACGTTTCGGACCGGAACCGCCGGGTTGACCACGACCACCATCGGATAGGACACCACCTCGGAGATCGGCGTGAAGTCCTTGATGGCGTCGTAGTTCAGCTTCTTGTAGAGAGACGGGTTGATGCCGTGGGTGCTGATCGAGCCCATCAGGATCGTGTAGCCGTCGGCGGGCGCGCGGGCGACCGTCTCCGACGCGATCACGCCGCCGCCGCCGCCGCGGTTCTCGACGACGAAAGTCGTGCCCATGCTCTTGCCCATGCGCTCGCCCAGCAGCCGAGCGACGATGTCCGTGGGACCACCGGCGGCCGCTCCGACGACAAGGCGCACGGGTTTGTTGGGGTAGGCGTCCTGCGCCGGGGCGGGCAGCGTTGCGGCACATGACGCCAGAGCGGCGACCTTGAGGATGTTGCGGATGGCTTGCAAGATGGGTCTCCTTCGATATTTGAGATCACTCGACTGCGGTGGCCGAGCCATCGGGGCGCTTCAGGCGGCGATGCCTTCAGGTCTCGGGCTGCACTGCGCCATGCAGGATGTGCCGGTTGAAGATCCAGGCGTCGTACTGCTTGCGGGTCTCGCCCAATTTGGAGTGCTTCAGATGCCAGTCGAGCGCGGCCTGGTCCTTCCATTCCTCGAAGAGGAAGACACGATCGTCCATGGGTGCGGACGGCGTGATGATCTTGAACTGCAGGCAGCCCTCTTCCTTGCGCGACTCGCGCGCGTGGTTCTGCATCACCGCGAGGAAGTCTTCGCGGTGGTGGGTCTTGATCGAGAACTCGACGATGAGGGAGATGGTCATGTGGTAGCTCCTGGGTTTCAATGCGCAAGCGCGGCGGATGCCGTCACTTGCCGGTAGCGGTCGATGCATGTCGCGACGACCTGCGCGGGATCGACGGCCCACCAGTCTTCCGAGAAGATCTCGATCTCGTAGGGGCCCGTGTACCCGTTCGCTTCGAACTGCCGCACCATCGCGGCGATATCGGCGACCCCGTCGCCGACCATGGCGCGGTCGGTCACCGGATGGCGCGTGGGAACGCGCC is drawn from Variovorax sp. PBS-H4 and contains these coding sequences:
- a CDS encoding ChrR family anti-sigma-E factor; the encoded protein is MIRHHLPDDLLLSMAAGTLSAGPALVVASHLETCAECRGRLHSLEIAGGVMLEALVPETLSSQALAKTLAAIDAPPRPVRARVIAPRPRPPLPAGMAWPRALETCSATPWRWLGPGMRWSRLMLPADPKAKLFLLRIGAGMSLAPHTHSDCELTQVLHGAFHDGRDLFGAGDFDAADDTVHHQPMVQSDGDCICLASVEGRMRFDSRLARTLAALIGM
- a CDS encoding DUF2177 family protein, whose product is MSIRQFLTAYAASALVFLAIDASWLATMANRLYRPAIGHLMRADMDIKAAVTFYALYVAGIVIFAIVPAVEARSWTSALGRGALLGLFAYATYDFTNQATLKDWPWRLTLIDLAWGAFVTAAAAAAGCRAVLAFGGPGR
- a CDS encoding DUF1295 domain-containing protein → MTAPLLLALAGLALASGLSLLTWLASLVRCDASLADRAWPFLIVGPALLYLGVAPDRDPRAWLMATLGLAWALRLGIYLGWRNWGQGEDRRYREMRHRNEPGFGWKSLYLVFGLQALLAWVVSAPFLAAAGSTRPLGWIDAVGASLAAFGIAFEAIGDAQLARFKADPAHRGEVMDRGLWRYTRHPNYFGEACVWWGLWLVALGASGLQGLWSAVSPLLMTGLLLKVSGVRLLEKDIGERRPAYRDYMARTSAFIPAPPRRRRP
- the ruvC gene encoding crossover junction endodeoxyribonuclease RuvC → MRILGIDPGLQTTGFGVVDMDGHALRYVASGTISTRSVLKGELPARLKILYDGIGEIVATYRPDAAAVEIVFVNVNPQSTLLLGQARGACITALVTNALPVAEYTALQMKQAVAGHGRAAKPQVQEMVRRLLQLPGVPGSDAADALGIAITHAHVGSSMARIGHAAVLTRGTLSAYRGGRTR
- a CDS encoding phosphatidate cytidylyltransferase, which codes for MNEYLRQLSPTHQVAALFFIVFGLLVVVSIAAFLLTFRERRNPRRDERWQRELAHFRRLLGTTWFMAVIFWIGWALGETVATVLFALISFLALREFITLSPTRRGDHRSLILAFFVVLPIQFWLVATARFDLFTVFIPVYVFLAIPVVSALADDPNQFLERNAKLQWGIMVCVYGMSHVPALLLLSFPGYEGKSAFLVFFLVFVVQTCVVVQHLIARRSSVPGSTDVDEAPRGILRRASDWLFRDAPVAPHVSSSFNWRSWAIGMAIASLVGAMFSFITPFRFGQALAVSLLACVAGSMGHLVMKALKRDRGIPSWGGRGIGVTGANGLLDRVDALCFAAPVFFHSVRWYFDA
- a CDS encoding lysophospholipid acyltransferase family protein, coding for MLAKFTGWVLLVLIRLLTGAQARWWGCPPKAEQRIYFANHQSHLDLVMIWAALPEELRSITRPIAARDYWATTPFKRWITTEVFNAIYVERGGSAPVPPPAPVAVPRERIEPVFEEAMPIAAGPAEGMQRQLPLESAPAELAPTPQPDSAEALVPLQPLIDALRSGDSIIIFPEGTRGHTGEPQKFKSGLYTLAQMFPDAVLIPAWIDNVQRVMPKGEVVPVPILCSVTFGEPIRLEQSEERRPFLDRAREAVIALRYV
- a CDS encoding Bug family tripartite tricarboxylate transporter substrate binding protein, with protein sequence MQAIRNILKVAALASCAATLPAPAQDAYPNKPVRLVVGAAAGGPTDIVARLLGERMGKSMGTTFVVENRGGGGGVIASETVARAPADGYTILMGSISTHGINPSLYKKLNYDAIKDFTPISEVVSYPMVVVVNPAVPVRNVPELVAYAKKPGKGLSRGSAGNGTSMHLAGELFDTAAAIKTVHVPYKGSAPAVAALVGGDIDVSFESIPVALPQVKAGKLRAIAVTSNKRSPVMPDVPTVAETVPGYGFEGWLGLLAPAGTPQPIIDKLHREAAKALADPDLRQKLLDNVMLPVGSSPKEFEAFIRSEIDKLAVVVRSAGATVD
- a CDS encoding putative quinol monooxygenase, whose translation is MTISLIVEFSIKTHHREDFLAVMQNHARESRKEEGCLQFKIITPSAPMDDRVFLFEEWKDQAALDWHLKHSKLGETRKQYDAWIFNRHILHGAVQPET